One window of Phycisphaerae bacterium genomic DNA carries:
- a CDS encoding homoserine dehydrogenase yields MDRRVGVSILGCGVVGSATAEMLLSERNELADRVGVDLEVRSILVRNPDLNRPGLIPTELFTTEFKHSLHDPETQIIVELIGGVTAAREFTLAALRAGKDVVTANKALLALHGAEVFAAARASGRCIAFEAAVGGGIPLIESIRRGLAANQIDAIYGILNGTSNYILTRMGDGKVAYADALAEAQKLGFAEADPSLDVEGIDSAHKLCVLASVAMREACDFSQITHHGITDIEVTDLVAGEALGYVCRLLAMARRHDAGVTLCVRPMFVPTSHPLAGVRGPFNAVSIYGDAAGHVMFYGRGAGGRPTASAVISDIVEVACGNTARVFESRKDLPDRTPAARHAGGEDRVSAFYLRVGLQDKPGGMAAVAQSLGDQGVSIASLVQHQPHETHTSDAVPVVVVTHPAKEQSVRAAIRTMSNVDYVVGRVVCIPILDDDAASA; encoded by the coding sequence ATGGATAGACGAGTCGGCGTTTCAATCCTCGGCTGCGGAGTGGTCGGCTCTGCCACGGCCGAAATGCTTCTGAGCGAGCGGAACGAACTGGCAGATCGAGTCGGGGTCGATCTTGAGGTTCGCTCCATTCTCGTTCGCAATCCTGATTTGAACCGCCCCGGCCTGATTCCGACCGAATTGTTCACCACGGAATTCAAGCATTCCCTTCACGATCCCGAAACCCAAATCATCGTCGAACTCATCGGCGGCGTGACGGCCGCGCGAGAGTTCACGCTCGCGGCGCTTCGCGCGGGAAAGGACGTCGTGACGGCGAACAAGGCCTTGCTCGCTTTGCACGGAGCAGAGGTCTTCGCCGCGGCACGCGCGTCCGGTCGCTGCATCGCATTCGAGGCGGCGGTCGGCGGCGGCATTCCACTGATCGAATCGATCCGCCGCGGACTTGCGGCCAATCAGATCGACGCGATCTATGGCATTCTCAACGGCACATCCAACTACATACTGACTCGCATGGGCGACGGAAAGGTGGCGTACGCGGATGCCCTTGCCGAAGCACAGAAGCTTGGTTTTGCGGAGGCCGACCCGAGCCTCGATGTCGAGGGGATCGACTCGGCCCACAAGCTCTGCGTGCTCGCATCCGTGGCAATGCGCGAGGCCTGCGACTTCAGCCAGATCACGCATCACGGCATCACGGATATCGAGGTGACGGATCTCGTGGCCGGCGAAGCACTGGGATATGTATGCCGCCTGCTCGCCATGGCCCGGCGTCACGACGCTGGCGTCACACTTTGCGTGCGGCCGATGTTCGTGCCCACGTCGCATCCGCTCGCGGGTGTTCGCGGTCCGTTCAACGCCGTCAGCATTTACGGTGACGCCGCGGGTCATGTGATGTTCTACGGCCGCGGCGCGGGTGGCAGACCAACCGCCAGCGCAGTAATTTCGGATATCGTCGAAGTCGCCTGCGGAAACACGGCACGCGTGTTTGAATCACGCAAAGACCTGCCCGATCGAACGCCGGCCGCACGGCATGCCGGCGGGGAAGACCGTGTCTCGGCGTTTTACCTTCGCGTCGGACTTCAGGACAAGCCCGGCGGCATGGCGGCGGTCGCCCAGTCCCTCGGCGATCAAGGTGTCAGCATTGCGTCACTCGTTCAGCATCAGCCGCACGAAACACACACCTCCGACGCGGTACCCGTTGTCGTCGTGACCCATCCGGCGAAAGAGCAAAGCGTCCGCGCCGCAATCCGAACCATGTCAAATGTGGACTATGTCGTCGGTCGAGTCGTCTGCATTCCGATTCTGGATGACGACGCCGCATCAGCGTAA
- a CDS encoding FtsX-like permease family protein, with protein sequence MFLFVAVQSLQEGIRNATEVTATDRTLVVYRENRYCPATSRLPEHYAERISRIDGVTAVVPIKVVVNNCATSLDVVTFRGIPSETVSLLAPNWHMLAGSMDDWQKRSDAALVGENLASRRGFKVGQTFNSAGVSVTVAGIFRSSEAQDQNAAYVHLPFLQQVAAKAGIGIVTQFNVRVSDPTRLEEIAANIDADFRTEAEPTQTRTEKAFVAQAGSDIVEIIAFTRYLGLGCLSAVLGLVANAIVLGVQDRIKEHAVLQTLGFRSGLIARLIIAEGMLMGVLGGGLGTFLAVSMVSWGNFSISNEGQSVPISASPAMFAIGFLMSAGVGVAAGLVPAWRASRREIAHCFRAI encoded by the coding sequence ATGTTTCTATTCGTTGCCGTGCAGTCCTTGCAGGAGGGCATTCGCAACGCGACCGAAGTCACCGCGACGGATCGGACGCTTGTCGTGTATCGGGAGAATCGATACTGCCCGGCGACAAGCCGATTGCCGGAACACTACGCGGAGCGAATCTCGCGGATCGACGGAGTGACGGCGGTCGTGCCGATCAAGGTCGTGGTAAACAACTGTGCCACAAGCCTCGATGTGGTGACGTTTCGTGGAATCCCGAGCGAAACCGTAAGCCTGCTTGCACCGAATTGGCATATGCTGGCCGGTTCCATGGACGACTGGCAAAAACGGTCCGACGCGGCACTGGTTGGCGAGAATCTTGCTAGCCGTCGAGGCTTCAAGGTTGGTCAGACTTTCAATTCTGCCGGCGTGTCGGTGACGGTCGCGGGCATCTTCCGGTCGTCGGAAGCCCAGGATCAGAACGCAGCCTATGTCCATCTGCCGTTCCTGCAGCAGGTTGCCGCGAAGGCGGGTATCGGCATTGTGACCCAATTCAATGTCCGGGTGAGCGACCCGACTCGCCTCGAGGAAATCGCCGCGAACATCGACGCGGACTTCCGCACAGAGGCCGAACCAACGCAAACACGAACTGAAAAGGCCTTCGTGGCGCAGGCCGGCTCGGACATCGTCGAGATTATCGCCTTCACGCGCTATCTGGGCCTCGGATGTCTCTCAGCGGTACTGGGATTGGTCGCGAATGCGATTGTGCTGGGCGTCCAGGACCGGATCAAGGAACATGCCGTCCTCCAGACACTGGGATTCCGCAGCGGATTGATCGCCAGGCTCATTATCGCGGAGGGAATGCTGATGGGAGTGCTCGGCGGCGGTCTCGGCACCTTCCTGGCGGTGTCCATGGTGTCGTGGGGAAATTTCAGTATCTCCAATGAAGGTCAAAGTGTACCGATCTCCGCAAGCCCGGCGATGTTCGCCATCGGCTTCCTCATGTCGGCCGGCGTAGGCGTCGCGGCCGGACTCGTGCCCGCGTGGCGTGCGTCGCGTCGGGAA
- a CDS encoding dUTPase, with product MLDQLFRHQAELNRRIGFDPDKLHDNFDPKLAGEWLNNYIMAAANELEELRDCTYWKHWCAEARDGRRFELHDLQNARVEVIDLLFFWISMAQCVGLNARDVLDLYEQKLKINQMRQDNNYSMAGKTEDDNKSITLKRDQ from the coding sequence ATGCTCGACCAACTTTTTCGACATCAGGCGGAACTCAACCGGAGGATCGGATTCGATCCGGACAAACTACATGACAACTTCGACCCGAAGCTCGCCGGTGAATGGCTCAATAACTACATCATGGCGGCGGCCAACGAATTGGAGGAGCTTCGCGACTGCACCTACTGGAAGCACTGGTGCGCGGAAGCCAGGGACGGCCGGCGGTTCGAGTTACACGACCTGCAGAATGCCCGGGTCGAGGTGATTGACCTCCTGTTTTTCTGGATATCAATGGCCCAGTGCGTCGGCCTGAACGCCCGCGACGTGCTCGACCTCTATGAGCAGAAGCTCAAGATCAACCAGATGCGTCAGGACAATAACTACTCGATGGCCGGCAAGACCGAGGACGACAATAAGTCGATCACGCTGAAGCGAGATCAGTAA
- a CDS encoding efflux RND transporter periplasmic adaptor subunit — MPESMLHLLSPADDSAGSLTTHIPPPRSKWMIRLAIPMFIFLVAVALLAHTARDALSPPLNVWVVPVAPAPIDDGSLRNQSAASRVSTSDDWGPLLVQAPGWIEASPYAVSVAALAEGVIKEVIVLEGDRVQAGQLIARMVDEDARLAVRKAEAELASLRAEAARSEFDAQAAEARAAEQRDQLDRVRMLSATGGIAAGEIAQLEFRTLAAEKELGAARAAVKVQESAVIRQLIVLDELQLQLSRMEIRAPIDGVVLSRTIEPGTRITLGSRGRDESAATSEHSAGTVARLYDPASLQVRAEIPIADAAKVRIGDRAQITTEALPDKKLRGTVTRILHEANIQRNTVQVKIALHDPDPNLKPDMPARVRLHPAAATPEGTGSDAQGKLSATQPGLRRLVPATVLFDRQGDSAFAWRVNRTDGSVTVAESTRVQLGGETSDNLIEIRDGLQIGDRLIVDAPAGLRHGGRIRILGEK, encoded by the coding sequence ATGCCGGAATCAATGCTCCATTTGCTATCGCCCGCGGACGATAGCGCGGGCTCGTTGACAACGCACATTCCACCGCCACGGTCGAAATGGATGATCCGCTTGGCGATCCCGATGTTCATTTTTCTTGTGGCGGTCGCGCTCCTGGCACACACCGCGAGGGACGCACTGTCGCCCCCGTTGAATGTCTGGGTCGTTCCGGTGGCGCCGGCGCCAATCGACGACGGATCGCTGCGCAATCAATCGGCGGCGTCGCGTGTCTCAACATCGGACGACTGGGGCCCGCTGTTGGTTCAAGCGCCGGGATGGATAGAGGCTTCACCGTACGCTGTCAGTGTTGCGGCACTTGCCGAAGGGGTCATCAAGGAGGTTATCGTTCTCGAAGGCGACCGAGTCCAGGCCGGCCAGTTGATTGCACGAATGGTTGACGAAGATGCCCGATTGGCGGTTCGCAAGGCGGAGGCGGAACTCGCGTCGCTGCGCGCGGAAGCGGCGAGATCCGAATTCGACGCTCAGGCCGCCGAAGCGCGTGCGGCCGAACAGCGAGATCAACTCGACCGGGTTCGGATGCTCTCTGCGACTGGCGGCATTGCGGCCGGGGAGATCGCACAGTTGGAGTTTCGAACGCTCGCGGCGGAGAAAGAACTCGGAGCGGCCCGAGCGGCCGTCAAGGTTCAGGAGTCGGCGGTGATTCGGCAACTGATTGTGCTGGATGAACTTCAGCTTCAGCTATCACGAATGGAGATTCGCGCGCCGATCGACGGTGTCGTCCTGTCACGAACGATCGAACCCGGGACGCGCATTACGCTCGGGTCGCGTGGCCGGGACGAGAGCGCCGCGACGTCGGAACACTCCGCCGGCACGGTGGCGCGCCTTTACGATCCGGCTTCATTACAGGTTCGAGCCGAAATTCCAATTGCCGATGCCGCCAAGGTCCGCATCGGTGACCGCGCCCAGATTACGACGGAAGCCCTGCCGGACAAGAAATTACGCGGGACGGTGACACGCATATTGCACGAAGCAAACATTCAGCGAAACACCGTACAGGTGAAAATCGCACTTCATGATCCCGATCCGAATTTGAAGCCGGACATGCCGGCCCGCGTGCGGCTCCATCCAGCGGCCGCGACACCCGAAGGGACCGGGTCAGATGCGCAGGGAAAATTATCGGCGACGCAGCCTGGCCTGAGACGACTGGTTCCTGCGACGGTGTTATTCGATCGACAGGGCGACAGCGCTTTCGCATGGCGAGTCAACAGGACCGATGGGAGTGTAACGGTCGCCGAATCAACGCGTGTGCAACTTGGCGGCGAAACCAGTGATAACCTGATCGAAATTCGTGACGGCCTGCAAATCGGGGATCGCCTGATCGTGGATGCCCCGGCGGGCCTTCGTCACGGCGGACGAATCCGAATACTCGGCGAGAAATAA
- a CDS encoding FeoB-associated Cys-rich membrane protein, protein MSVETVLVGLLVLAAAAYLVRSIIQAARTSNGSCGGGCRCSEASKAASDRLGRMHELIQLGTNTPNAAESPDSPASIRHRVPVKRGDENDGR, encoded by the coding sequence ATGAGTGTGGAAACCGTTTTAGTCGGCCTGCTGGTGCTCGCGGCCGCCGCATATCTCGTGCGCTCGATCATACAGGCCGCACGCACCAGCAACGGGAGCTGCGGCGGCGGGTGCCGGTGTTCCGAAGCCTCGAAGGCGGCATCAGACCGGTTGGGTCGAATGCACGAATTGATACAGCTCGGCACGAATACACCAAACGCGGCCGAATCGCCTGACTCCCCCGCATCGATTCGACATCGCGTCCCGGTGAAGCGAGGTGACGAAAATGACGGCCGGTGA
- a CDS encoding 16S rRNA (uracil(1498)-N(3))-methyltransferase, with amino-acid sequence MRPRRFLVTRLGDDSIVIEAGEAAHAERVLRMRAGDAVVVFDGTGAEVDGRIERVDRGRLIVRPTGPIRLADDGWAGLTLAVAAPKGERADWMIEKCAELGVAAIRLIVTERGAVTPGAGKLERWRRKAIEAAKQAGLSRVMAVDGPMPIGEAADSRWLLLLGDPSPAAESFVDRLEGLRAGEAHAARVQVMVYIGPEGGFTEAESAELASLGAIGVRLAPSILRIETAAVATAAVFAGVMRDDGAWPRGSIHMRTQEEHAD; translated from the coding sequence ATGCGTCCGCGTCGCTTTCTGGTTACCCGGCTTGGCGATGACTCGATCGTGATCGAGGCGGGTGAGGCTGCGCACGCCGAGCGGGTCCTGCGAATGCGGGCAGGCGATGCCGTGGTAGTGTTCGACGGCACCGGCGCTGAAGTTGACGGGCGAATCGAGCGGGTGGATCGCGGACGGCTCATTGTGCGCCCGACGGGTCCGATCCGTCTCGCGGACGATGGATGGGCGGGGCTGACTCTTGCGGTTGCCGCGCCCAAGGGCGAACGTGCGGATTGGATGATTGAGAAATGTGCTGAGCTTGGTGTTGCCGCGATCCGGCTCATCGTCACCGAGCGCGGAGCCGTCACTCCGGGCGCGGGCAAACTCGAACGTTGGCGCCGCAAAGCGATCGAAGCCGCAAAACAGGCCGGTCTATCACGCGTAATGGCGGTGGACGGACCGATGCCGATCGGCGAGGCGGCCGATTCACGTTGGCTGCTCTTACTCGGCGATCCGTCGCCTGCGGCGGAGTCATTCGTTGATCGGCTGGAGGGGCTTCGCGCCGGCGAGGCTCATGCCGCGCGGGTTCAGGTGATGGTTTATATCGGGCCCGAGGGTGGCTTCACGGAGGCCGAATCCGCAGAGCTGGCTTCGCTGGGGGCGATTGGTGTGCGCCTGGCGCCATCCATTCTGCGGATCGAGACCGCCGCAGTTGCGACCGCCGCTGTATTCGCCGGTGTGATGCGGGACGACGGGGCTTGGCCGCGTGGATCAATCCACATGCGAACCCAAGAAGAGCACGCGGATTGA
- a CDS encoding YkgJ family cysteine cluster protein: MNLPIIWPDIPKQHFECRGCTRCCRELVVHLTRDDRERIDAQKWGGRLPVAPYVQQGRSFVLNHAAEGGCVFLAEDGRCRIHAEFGAAQKPLACRLYPFTIEAGPQRLHVGLRYDCPTVAANSGLALAAHKSDVKLVAEALLNSRAITAPSGSDAVEVAHSVRVSARTADDFSSQIERWIQRASIPMGKRLFGLCRLAVTLGEARLGRLDEESLAELVVMLGGGIQELAADQWDEPPGEPSSRSMRLLRQTVFSHCEYITFRQMFSGFLPAMKLRWNQLGRAGIMTRGTGMTPALRGIDGVAAFSGVESMQSEQAAAATSQVVGMNESADLLTRYLVARLQARTVFGRGYYGWPIVDGLIALLLSVAAAGWLARCNAAASGRGLFGVADVQRAISIIDRSAGRLPELGSKAARLRVRYLADNGIDRLLAKFAT, encoded by the coding sequence ATGAACCTGCCGATAATCTGGCCTGATATTCCGAAGCAGCATTTCGAATGCCGCGGTTGCACGCGCTGCTGCCGGGAACTGGTCGTTCATCTAACGCGTGACGATCGGGAGCGAATCGACGCACAGAAGTGGGGCGGCAGGCTTCCGGTGGCGCCCTACGTTCAGCAGGGGCGATCATTCGTATTGAATCATGCGGCCGAGGGCGGATGCGTGTTTCTGGCCGAAGACGGGCGCTGCCGCATCCATGCGGAATTCGGCGCGGCGCAGAAGCCGCTGGCCTGCCGGTTGTATCCTTTCACAATTGAAGCCGGGCCGCAAAGGCTCCATGTCGGTCTGCGGTACGATTGTCCGACCGTCGCGGCGAATTCGGGTTTGGCGCTGGCAGCCCACAAGAGCGACGTCAAGCTCGTTGCCGAGGCGTTGCTCAATTCCAGAGCCATCACCGCGCCATCGGGCAGTGATGCCGTGGAAGTGGCACACAGTGTGCGCGTTTCGGCGCGGACGGCCGACGACTTCTCCTCGCAGATTGAGCGATGGATTCAGCGCGCCTCGATCCCGATGGGGAAGCGGTTGTTCGGCTTGTGTCGACTGGCCGTCACGCTCGGCGAAGCCAGACTCGGCCGGCTCGACGAAGAGTCCCTGGCGGAGCTTGTTGTGATGCTGGGCGGCGGGATACAGGAATTGGCGGCTGACCAGTGGGACGAGCCACCGGGCGAGCCGAGTTCTCGGAGCATGCGCCTTCTGAGACAGACAGTTTTTTCTCATTGCGAGTACATCACTTTTCGGCAGATGTTTTCAGGTTTTCTTCCTGCGATGAAGCTGCGGTGGAATCAGCTTGGTCGTGCCGGAATCATGACACGCGGTACGGGGATGACACCGGCGCTTCGCGGCATTGACGGCGTCGCAGCTTTCTCCGGCGTTGAGTCCATGCAATCTGAGCAGGCGGCAGCGGCGACGTCACAAGTCGTCGGCATGAACGAATCGGCCGATTTGCTGACGCGCTATCTGGTCGCCCGGCTGCAGGCCCGCACGGTTTTCGGGCGCGGCTACTACGGTTGGCCGATTGTGGACGGACTGATCGCTCTGTTGTTGAGTGTTGCGGCGGCCGGATGGTTGGCGCGGTGCAACGCCGCGGCCAGTGGACGAGGCTTGTTCGGCGTGGCGGATGTCCAACGGGCCATCAGCATCATCGATCGCAGCGCCGGGCGCTTGCCGGAGCTCGGTTCGAAGGCGGCGCGGCTTCGCGTGCGTTATCTGGCTGATAACGGAATTGACCGGTTGCTGGCGAAATTCGCGACCTGA
- a CDS encoding ABC transporter ATP-binding protein has translation MALVECRGVTKTYVKANSEITPLQHLDLEIEQGDFLALMGPSGSGKTTLLNLIAGIDRPSRGELRINGENIAGMSRSRLADWRSTHIGYIFQLYNLVPVLTAYENVELPLLLHRHTRAERHQRVSTALTLVGIADRHDHYPRQLSGGQEQRVAIARAIVANPRIIVADEPTGDLDGESAAAIMQLLGRLNRELGKTLIMVTHDSTVASHAGRRLHLEKGRLIESGVTDSAVDGQIGVQK, from the coding sequence ATGGCATTGGTCGAGTGTCGCGGCGTCACGAAAACGTACGTCAAAGCAAACTCTGAAATCACACCGCTTCAACATCTGGATCTTGAGATCGAGCAGGGCGACTTTCTGGCCTTAATGGGGCCCTCCGGGAGCGGCAAGACGACTTTGTTGAATCTGATCGCGGGAATCGATCGTCCGAGCCGCGGTGAGTTGCGCATTAACGGCGAAAACATCGCTGGAATGTCGAGGTCGCGCCTCGCGGACTGGCGAAGCACTCATATTGGTTACATCTTCCAGCTTTACAACCTCGTACCCGTCCTGACCGCTTATGAAAATGTCGAACTGCCGCTGCTGTTACACCGGCACACCCGTGCGGAACGCCATCAGCGCGTATCGACCGCCCTGACGCTCGTCGGCATCGCCGATCGTCACGATCATTACCCAAGGCAACTCTCCGGCGGACAAGAACAGCGCGTGGCAATCGCCCGTGCGATCGTGGCCAATCCCAGGATCATCGTGGCGGACGAGCCAACCGGCGATCTGGACGGCGAATCGGCCGCAGCGATCATGCAGTTGCTGGGTCGTTTGAATCGGGAGCTTGGCAAAACACTTATCATGGTGACCCATGATTCGACGGTCGCGTCGCATGCCGGGCGTAGATTGCACCTCGAGAAGGGGCGACTGATCGAATCCGGCGTAACGGATTCAGCCGTCGACGGTCAGATCGGAGTGCAGAAGTGA
- the infA gene encoding translation initiation factor IF-1: MASTDVIEVEADVIQALPNTMFRLEFEHEGKKHQVLGHISGRLRKNFIRILPGDRVRVELSPYDLTRGRITRRL; this comes from the coding sequence ATGGCCAGTACTGATGTCATCGAAGTCGAAGCAGACGTGATTCAAGCGCTACCCAACACCATGTTCCGGCTGGAGTTTGAGCACGAAGGCAAAAAACACCAGGTCCTTGGGCACATCTCGGGGCGACTGCGCAAGAACTTCATCCGCATACTGCCCGGCGACCGGGTACGCGTCGAACTCAGCCCCTACGACCTGACCCGCGGCCGAATCACTCGCCGGCTTTGA
- a CDS encoding glycosyltransferase family 4 protein: MGSENSGTSARLTLCLIADDEVIDRFPAAIRYLQIGLLDESVDAILVLPDCSRAESLVAGPSAAVTYCRRRWPLDRFTSPRVTREIREHLAAKGSAAGSAIVVHSLSITAAPLAQDIASGLGSEFVSNVASSAFRHQPRIIQSLDRASALVVPAAGLRDVIQLTPLVSKRVELIRPSVAIDPAIAAFQTADHVPSIVFAGALTLDCGADVLIRAAARVIQEGDRVLVIISGKGPAELALRHLVISLKMVEHVTFTGRLDHLHAALDAADIFCVPRAIGTFREEPIHAMAAGLAIIAAQGVYCDGLVHQENAILIPNADETELAAAIRRLCHRRDEARRLAANAREAAARLYSVSRMVSEFVRLYRQLTVRHQTIQIGASPSSH, translated from the coding sequence GTGGGGTCCGAGAATTCAGGGACATCAGCGCGCCTGACGCTTTGCCTCATCGCCGATGACGAGGTCATTGATCGGTTTCCCGCAGCCATTCGCTACCTCCAGATCGGCCTGCTTGATGAGTCGGTCGATGCGATCCTCGTGCTGCCCGATTGTTCGCGGGCTGAATCACTTGTGGCCGGGCCTTCGGCAGCCGTCACTTACTGCCGGCGCCGTTGGCCGCTGGACCGGTTCACATCGCCGCGTGTCACTCGTGAGATTCGCGAACATCTGGCCGCGAAAGGCAGTGCGGCCGGCAGCGCGATCGTCGTCCACTCCCTCTCGATCACGGCGGCACCGCTGGCGCAGGACATTGCATCGGGACTGGGATCGGAATTTGTGTCGAATGTTGCCTCGTCGGCGTTTCGTCATCAGCCGCGCATCATTCAGTCTCTCGACCGCGCGAGTGCGCTTGTTGTGCCCGCCGCCGGTTTGCGGGATGTCATACAGTTAACACCGCTTGTGTCAAAACGCGTTGAGCTGATTCGTCCGAGTGTGGCGATCGATCCGGCAATCGCGGCGTTTCAGACCGCGGACCATGTGCCGTCGATTGTGTTCGCAGGCGCGCTGACGCTGGACTGCGGCGCGGATGTCCTGATTCGTGCGGCCGCCCGGGTTATTCAGGAGGGCGATCGGGTTCTCGTCATTATTTCGGGCAAGGGTCCCGCCGAGCTGGCGCTTCGCCATCTTGTGATTTCGCTCAAGATGGTTGAACACGTCACGTTCACGGGTCGGCTCGATCATTTGCATGCCGCGCTGGATGCGGCCGACATTTTTTGCGTGCCTCGAGCGATCGGCACTTTTCGCGAGGAACCGATCCATGCGATGGCAGCCGGTCTCGCGATCATCGCGGCGCAGGGCGTTTACTGTGACGGCTTGGTTCATCAGGAGAACGCGATACTGATTCCCAACGCCGACGAGACCGAGCTTGCCGCCGCGATTCGACGACTGTGTCATCGACGGGACGAGGCTCGACGTCTGGCAGCGAATGCCCGTGAGGCGGCGGCGAGGCTGTATTCCGTGTCGCGCATGGTGAGCGAATTCGTTCGCCTCTACCGGCAACTGACCGTGCGTCATCAGACGATACAGATTGGTGCATCGCCGTCGTCGCACTAG
- a CDS encoding SDR family oxidoreductase: MTAGDPAHFLQGRTAIVTGAGRGIGRAIAKRLAVSGVNVVITSRTADQLAETQMLIERGGGRVFAQTADVTNAQDVERLVERTLELFGPVDFLVNNAGAAPLAPIEEMEPAMFEHILASNVRSVYLCSRAVWPIMRESGGGTIVNIASIAAFDPFPGFAAYGAAKAFVVAYTRGLASEGAEHGIRVFAVAPGAVETDMLRGAFPDFPGDKLLYPDDIATMVEAMLSPTFRHSSGQTVTVSKST; this comes from the coding sequence ATGACGGCCGGTGATCCAGCGCATTTTCTTCAAGGCAGGACCGCCATCGTCACCGGCGCCGGTCGCGGCATCGGTCGAGCCATTGCCAAAAGACTGGCCGTCAGCGGCGTTAACGTCGTGATCACGTCGCGGACGGCGGATCAACTGGCGGAAACGCAGATGCTCATCGAGCGCGGCGGCGGACGCGTTTTCGCGCAAACAGCGGACGTCACCAACGCACAGGACGTCGAACGGCTCGTCGAACGAACGCTTGAACTGTTCGGGCCCGTGGATTTCCTGGTAAACAATGCAGGAGCCGCACCCCTCGCGCCCATCGAAGAGATGGAGCCCGCGATGTTCGAGCATATCCTGGCTTCAAACGTTCGATCAGTGTACCTCTGTTCGCGGGCAGTCTGGCCCATCATGCGAGAGAGCGGTGGCGGGACGATCGTGAATATCGCCTCTATTGCGGCCTTCGATCCGTTTCCGGGCTTTGCGGCGTACGGCGCCGCCAAGGCGTTCGTGGTTGCTTACACCCGCGGACTTGCGTCCGAAGGGGCTGAGCACGGAATACGTGTTTTTGCCGTTGCTCCCGGCGCTGTCGAAACGGACATGCTGCGTGGAGCATTTCCGGACTTCCCCGGCGACAAGTTGCTGTACCCCGACGACATCGCGACGATGGTGGAAGCCATGCTCTCGCCGACATTCCGCCACAGCAGCGGCCAGACCGTGACGGTGAGCAAGTCTACATAG
- a CDS encoding DinB family protein: MTITDLLVERLVMGRKWTESLLADIEESRWFEMPCSPTGHIAWQIGHLAASQIGLVHHRCAGRPLDEVLPEGTRLMFGRGSTPVADSTKYPPISEIRSLFVRTQREVIDMVRNFSAADLESPAGTEPHPMFSSKAGAISMAAMHETFHAGQIAMLRRAFGKAALR, translated from the coding sequence ATGACGATCACGGATTTGCTGGTTGAACGCCTGGTAATGGGTAGAAAGTGGACGGAGAGTCTGCTGGCTGACATTGAAGAGTCTCGCTGGTTTGAGATGCCCTGCTCGCCGACCGGCCACATTGCCTGGCAGATCGGTCATCTTGCAGCATCACAAATCGGGCTGGTGCATCATCGTTGCGCTGGTCGGCCGTTGGACGAGGTGCTGCCCGAGGGCACGCGATTGATGTTTGGCCGCGGCTCAACGCCGGTTGCGGATTCCACCAAATATCCGCCCATTTCCGAGATCCGATCTCTGTTCGTTCGCACTCAGCGGGAGGTAATCGACATGGTGCGGAATTTCAGTGCGGCCGATCTCGAATCTCCCGCCGGCACGGAGCCGCATCCGATGTTTTCGAGCAAGGCCGGCGCGATTTCGATGGCGGCCATGCACGAGACGTTTCATGCCGGGCAGATCGCTATGTTGCGGCGCGCGTTCGGGAAAGCTGCCTTGCGCTAG